The following proteins are co-located in the Gossypium hirsutum isolate 1008001.06 chromosome A02, Gossypium_hirsutum_v2.1, whole genome shotgun sequence genome:
- the LOC107952251 gene encoding uncharacterized protein has product MVPYEELYGHMFHTPLCWTELGERHVLGPELVSKIEDKVILIRDRLKVAFDKQKSYTDLRRCEIEYSVGDFVFLKVSPWKKILRFDLKENVVRSNLTFEEEPAQVLERNVKVLRRKSIPLLKVL; this is encoded by the exons ATGGTACCTTACGAGGAACTATATGGTCATATGTTCCATACTCccttatgttggactgagttgggcgagcgacaTGTTCTAGGTCCGGAGTTAGTCTCCAAGATAGAGGATAAGGTTATATTGATCAGAGATCGTCTGAAAGTAGCCTTTGACAAGCAGAAGTCTTATACGGATCTAAGGAGATgcgagattgagtattctgtaggGGATTTCgtgtttctcaaggtctcgccatggaagaagattctaagGTTCGATcttaagg AAAATGTGGTTCGATCAAatttgaccttcgaggaggagccagCTCAGGTTCTAGAGCGTAATGTTAAAGTTCTGAGAAGGAAATCCATTCCATTATTGAAGGTGCTATAA